One window of the Tachypleus tridentatus isolate NWPU-2018 chromosome 10, ASM421037v1, whole genome shotgun sequence genome contains the following:
- the LOC143228272 gene encoding dimethylaniline monooxygenase [N-oxide-forming] 2-like, producing MVCTVHHVFPYILTFLEIEKFKSKVLHTHSYKKPDGYDAKKVVIVGAGNSEEDVTVELSQIAKQEPEAD from the coding sequence ATGGTTTGCACTGTTCACCACGTATTTCCGTACATCCTCACGTTTCTAGAAAtagaaaaattcaaaagcaaagtGTTACACACTCATAGTTACAAGAAACCAGATGGGTATGATGCCAAGAAGGTGGTAATTGTTGGTGCAGGAAACTCTGAAGAAGACGTGACTGTGGAGCTAAGTCAGATAGCTAAACAG
- the LOC143228270 gene encoding dimethylaniline monooxygenase [N-oxide-forming] 2-like isoform X1, producing MEATKRICIAGAGSSGLTSIKACLEEDLLPVCFEKTNQLGGLWCYRENDFEGVGSVMKSTITNNSKEMSAFRDFPPPKDFLTYMHNSYLLKYFEMYAEKFDLFRHIRFRHEILKVEQNHDFDEKGR from the coding sequence ATGGAAGCAACAAAAAGGATCTGTATAGCTGGAGCTGGATCCAGTGGACTCACATCCATCAAAGCTTGCCTAGAAGAAGATCTGCTTCCGGTGTGCTTTGAAAAGACAAACCAGTTAGGGGGACTTTGGTGCTACAGAGAGAATGATTTTGAAGGTGTGGGCTCTGTGATGAAGTCTACCATAACAAATAATAGCAAAGAAATGAGCGCCTTTAGAGATTTTCCGCCACCAAAGGATTTTCTTACTTATATGCATAATAGCTACTTACTTAAATACTTTGAGATGTACGCTGAAAAATTTGATCTCTTTCGACACATTAGGTTTCGACATGAAATTCTTAAAGTAGAACAAAATCACGATTTTGACGAAAAGGGACGGTAG
- the LOC143228270 gene encoding uncharacterized protein LOC143228270 isoform X2: MLCSVYPQTTFPHFGAYMRHKEDILTKYKKQTDLFGDQFKPPQNRRRSQFEGPIQQIKVTRWNHLIVKFQFHLCK; encoded by the exons ATGCTCTGTTCGGTTTATCCTCAAACG aCATTTCCTCATTTCGGAGCTTACATGAGACACAAAGAAGACATTCTAAcgaaatataagaaacaaactgATCTTTTTGGTGATCAGTTTAAGCCACCACAGAACAGACGACGTTCCCAGTTCGAAGGACCAATCCAACAAATCAAG GTTACACGTTGGAATCATCTAATAGTGAAATTTCAATTTCATCTTTGTAAATAA